GGACCGTCTTTACCGCGAGTTCAACGTGCAAGCCAACGCCGGCGCGCCGCAGATTGCCTACCGCGAGACCATCACCGCCAAAGCCGAGGGCGAAGGCAAGTTCATCCGCCAGTCCGGCGGGCGCGGGCAGTACGGCCACGCCATCATTCACATTGAGCCGAACGAGCGCGGCAAGGGCGTGCAGATTGAGAGCAAGATTGTGGGCGGCGCCATTCCCAAGGAATACATCCCGGCCGTCATCAACGGCATCGAGGAGGCCGTGCGCACCGGCGTGTATGCCGGCTACCAGATTATTGACATCAAGGTGGACATCGTGGACGGCACCTTCCACGAAGTGGACTCCAGCGAGCTGGCCTTCAAGATGGCCGGCATCTTTGCCCTGAAAGAGGCCTTCCGCAAGGCCAACCCCATCCTGCTGGAGCCGGTCATGAAGGTGGAAGTCACCACGCCCGACGAATATCAGGGGGATATTCTGGGCGACATCAACCGCCGCCGCGGCCACGTGGAGCACATCGAAGTGCGCAACGGCGCCACCGTGCTCACCGCGCGCGTGCCGCTGGCGGAAATGTTTGGCTATGCCACGGCCATCCGGAGCCTCTCCAAGGGGCGCGCCTCCTACGCGATGGAGCCGCTGACCTTCGAGCCGGTGCCGGCGAGCATCTCGGCCCAGCTTTTGGACCAGGCCAAAAACCGGCCTGCGGCGCGGAGTTAACCTTTAACCCTTAACTTGTTCTTTATATGCCTGGACAACGCATACGGATTCGCCTCAAAGGCTACGATTACCGCATCGTGGACTCCTCGGCGCATGAAATTGTCGAAACGGTGAAACGCACCGGCGCCCGCGTGGCCGGGCCGGTGCCGCTGCCCACCCGCATTGAGCGGTTCACGGTGCTGCGCTCGCCGCATGCCGACAAGAAATCCCAGGAAACCTTTGAACAACGCACCCACAAACGGCTGATTGACATCATCGAGCCGACCGCCAAGACCGTGGACGAGCTGAAAAAGCTCACCCTGCCGGCGGGGGTTGACATCACCATTAAAATCTAAGTCTCTATGATTGGTTTACTTGGCAAAAAGCTGGGGCACGCCCGCGTGTATGACGCCAACGGTGTCATCGTGCCGGTGACCATTGTGCAGGCCGGTCCCA
This is a stretch of genomic DNA from Fontisphaera persica. It encodes these proteins:
- the rpsJ gene encoding 30S ribosomal protein S10; protein product: MPGQRIRIRLKGYDYRIVDSSAHEIVETVKRTGARVAGPVPLPTRIERFTVLRSPHADKKSQETFEQRTHKRLIDIIEPTAKTVDELKKLTLPAGVDITIKI